One genomic window of Eriocheir sinensis breed Jianghai 21 chromosome 57, ASM2467909v1, whole genome shotgun sequence includes the following:
- the LOC126984633 gene encoding uncharacterized protein LOC126984633 isoform X3 — protein MGRAPQPPLFFDVEVDSDVELLLPLNVEVDNGVELLLSENVEVDNGVELLLSENVEVDNGVELLLSENVEVDNGVELLLSENVEVDNGVELLLSENVEVDNGVELLLSENVEVDNGVELLLSENVEVDNGVELLLSENVEVDNGVELLLSENVEVDNGVELLLSENMEVELLLSENVEVDNGVELLLSENVEVDNGVELLL, from the exons ATGGGTAGAGCTCCACAACCTCCATTGTTCTTTGACGTGGAGGTGGATAGTGATGTGGAGCTTTTGTTACCTCTGAACGTGGAGGTGGATAATGGTGTGGAGCTTTTGTTGTCTGAAAACGTGGAG GTGGATAATGGTGTGGAGCTTTTGTTGTCTGAAAACGTGGAGGTGGATAATGGTGTGGAGCTTTTGTTGTCTGAAAACGTGGAGGTGGATAATGGTGTGGAGCTTTTGTTGTCTGAAAACGTGGAG GTGGATAATGGTGTGGAGCTTTTGTTGTCTGAAAACGTGGAG GTGGATAATGGTGTGGAGCTTTTGTTGTCTGAAAACGTGGAGGTGGATAATGGTGTGGAGCTTTTGTTGTCTGAAAACGTGGAGGTGGATAATGGTGTGGAGCTTTTGTTGTCTGAAAACGTGGAGGTGGATAATGGT GTGGAGCTTTTGTTGTCTGAAAACGTGGAGGTGGATAATGGTGTGGAGCTTTTGTTGTCTGAAAACATGGAGGTGGAGCTTTTGTTGTCTGAAAACGTGGAGGTGGATAATGGTGTGGAGCTTTTGTTGTCTGAAAACGTGGAGGTGGATAATGGTGTGGAGCTTTTGTtgtaa
- the LOC126984633 gene encoding uncharacterized protein LOC126984633 isoform X15 translates to MGRAPQPPLFFDVEVDSDVELLLPLNVEVDNGVELLLSENVEVDNGVELLLSENVEVDNGVELLLSDNVEVDNGVELLLSENVEVDNGVELLLSENVEVDNGVELLLSENVEVDNGVELLLSENVEVDNGVELLLSENMEVELLLSENVEVDNGVELLLSENVEVDNGVELLL, encoded by the exons ATGGGTAGAGCTCCACAACCTCCATTGTTCTTTGACGTGGAGGTGGATAGTGATGTGGAGCTTTTGTTACCTCTGAACGTGGAGGTGGATAATGGTGTGGAGCTTTTGTTGTCTGAAAACGTGGAG GTGGATAATGGTGTGGAGCTTTTGTTGTCTGAAAACGTGGAG GTGGATAATGGTGTGGAGCTTTTGTTGTCTGACAATGTGGAG GTGGATAATGGTGTGGAGCTTTTGTTGTCTGAAAACGTGGAGGTGGATAATGGTGTGGAGCTTTTGTTGTCTGAAAACGTGGAGGTGGATAATGGTGTGGAGCTTTTGTTGTCTGAAAACGTGGAGGTGGATAATGGT GTGGAGCTTTTGTTGTCTGAAAACGTGGAGGTGGATAATGGTGTGGAGCTTTTGTTGTCTGAAAACATGGAGGTGGAGCTTTTGTTGTCTGAAAACGTGGAGGTGGATAATGGTGTGGAGCTTTTGTTGTCTGAAAACGTGGAGGTGGATAATGGTGTGGAGCTTTTGTtgtaa
- the LOC126984633 gene encoding uncharacterized protein LOC126984633 isoform X9, with amino-acid sequence MGRAPQPPLFFDVEVDSDVELLLPLNVEVDNGVELLLSENVEVDNGVELLLSENVEVDNGVELLLSENVEVDNGVELLLSENVEVDNGVELLLSENVEVDNGVELLLSENVEVDNGVELLLSENVEVDNGVELLLSENVEVDNGVELLLSENMEVELLLSENVEVDNGVELLLSENVEVDNGVELLL; translated from the exons ATGGGTAGAGCTCCACAACCTCCATTGTTCTTTGACGTGGAGGTGGATAGTGATGTGGAGCTTTTGTTACCTCTGAACGTGGAG GTGGATAATGGTGTGGAGCTTTTGTTGTCTGAAAACGTGGAGGTGGATAATGGTGTGGAGCTTTTGTTGTCTGAAAACGTGGAGGTGGATAATGGTGTGGAGCTTTTGTTGTCTGAAAACGTGGAG GTGGATAATGGTGTGGAGCTTTTGTTGTCTGAAAACGTGGAG GTGGATAATGGTGTGGAGCTTTTGTTGTCTGAAAACGTGGAGGTGGATAATGGTGTGGAGCTTTTGTTGTCTGAAAACGTGGAGGTGGATAATGGTGTGGAGCTTTTGTTGTCTGAAAACGTGGAGGTGGATAATGGT GTGGAGCTTTTGTTGTCTGAAAACGTGGAGGTGGATAATGGTGTGGAGCTTTTGTTGTCTGAAAACATGGAGGTGGAGCTTTTGTTGTCTGAAAACGTGGAGGTGGATAATGGTGTGGAGCTTTTGTTGTCTGAAAACGTGGAGGTGGATAATGGTGTGGAGCTTTTGTtgtaa